In Mesorhizobium sp., one DNA window encodes the following:
- a CDS encoding branched-chain amino acid ABC transporter permease: MTFEIIASNLFSGLLLGGILALIALGLSIVLGVMRLINLAHGEILVGGAYLALLLGGATGLDPLLALPLVGLLVAIMALPMQRLLLAPLAGKGAEAPMMTTFAVSLILQNLFLAWFSADTKSIGETYSIAPFAFGGISVPLIYVLGFAVSVATILLVYLLVNRTAFGRDLRASALDPIAAAGVGVDVPRVHALTFALGAACAAMGGVLIGIVFSFTPSTGASYLLTSFAVVVLGGMGSILGTLVAGITLGLMQSIGALILGDGFRDLVGLALFLAVLAVRPGGLLGRRD, from the coding sequence ATGACGTTCGAGATCATCGCCAGCAACCTGTTCTCGGGACTCCTGCTCGGCGGGATCCTTGCGCTCATCGCGCTCGGCCTTTCGATCGTGCTCGGCGTCATGCGCCTGATCAATCTGGCGCATGGCGAGATCCTGGTGGGCGGCGCCTATCTGGCGCTGCTGCTCGGCGGGGCAACGGGGCTCGACCCGTTGCTCGCGCTTCCCCTCGTCGGCCTGCTCGTGGCCATCATGGCGCTGCCGATGCAGCGCCTGCTTCTCGCGCCATTGGCCGGGAAGGGAGCCGAGGCCCCGATGATGACCACCTTCGCGGTGTCGTTGATCCTTCAGAATCTCTTCCTCGCCTGGTTCAGCGCCGACACCAAATCCATCGGCGAGACCTACTCCATCGCACCCTTCGCGTTCGGCGGGATCTCGGTTCCGCTGATCTATGTCCTGGGATTTGCCGTTTCGGTCGCGACCATTCTTCTCGTCTACCTGCTCGTGAACCGCACCGCCTTCGGCCGTGATCTTCGCGCGAGCGCGCTGGACCCGATCGCGGCCGCCGGCGTCGGAGTGGACGTGCCCCGGGTCCATGCGCTGACCTTCGCGCTCGGCGCGGCTTGCGCGGCCATGGGCGGCGTGTTGATCGGCATCGTCTTCTCCTTCACGCCGTCCACCGGAGCGAGCTATCTGCTGACCAGTTTCGCCGTGGTCGTACTGGGCGGGATGGGCAGTATCCTCGGCACGCTCGTCGCCGGAATAACGCTCGGCCTCATGCAGAGCATCGGCGCTCTCATCCTCGGCGACGGTTTCCGCGACCTGGTCGGGCTGGCGCTTTTTCTCGCGGTTCTGGCGGTGCGTCCCGGCGGACTGCTCGGACGGAGGGACTGA
- a CDS encoding branched-chain amino acid ABC transporter permease, which yields MPTSKAAVPSNDNLLVGWIAPALIPAVFALAFLVPGLLGRYETEIAFRLMLYIALAEAWNLLAGYGGLVSLGSAAFVGAGAYVFTGVLNYLGLPPAVGLALGGLAGGVLAAMISPAVFRMRGLYFTVGTLALGEALRLFMVNVPWFGGSRGLFLDAEFPSREALFLWALGLLTLAQFVVTAYTRSRLSIILRSVRDDEDAAAQLGVRVFQVKLLVFVVASALMGMGGGLQAYKLGAVEPYGMFGLPWSIDILAMVVIGGLGRRYGAVVGAIFVIALAEVLSDYPEIHIVVTGVVLVLVVRFAPYGICGLATDVWRSTRNATAHRKQETNA from the coding sequence ATGCCGACCTCCAAGGCTGCGGTTCCCTCAAACGACAATCTTCTGGTGGGCTGGATCGCGCCGGCGCTGATCCCGGCCGTGTTCGCACTGGCCTTCCTGGTTCCTGGCTTGCTGGGCCGGTATGAAACCGAGATCGCGTTCCGGCTGATGCTCTACATCGCCCTGGCGGAGGCCTGGAACCTGCTCGCCGGCTATGGCGGGTTGGTCTCGCTCGGCAGTGCCGCTTTCGTCGGCGCCGGCGCCTATGTCTTCACGGGAGTGCTCAATTACCTCGGCCTTCCGCCCGCCGTCGGCCTGGCGCTGGGCGGTCTCGCCGGCGGCGTTCTGGCGGCGATGATTTCACCCGCGGTGTTCCGCATGCGCGGTCTCTATTTCACGGTCGGCACCCTTGCGCTTGGCGAGGCGCTTCGCCTGTTCATGGTCAACGTGCCGTGGTTCGGGGGCTCGCGCGGCCTGTTCCTCGATGCGGAATTCCCGAGCCGGGAAGCGCTGTTCCTGTGGGCGCTCGGCCTGCTGACGCTGGCCCAGTTCGTGGTGACGGCCTATACGCGCTCACGGCTGTCGATCATCCTGCGTTCGGTGCGCGACGACGAGGACGCCGCCGCCCAGCTCGGCGTACGCGTTTTCCAGGTCAAGCTGCTGGTCTTCGTCGTCGCGAGCGCGCTCATGGGCATGGGTGGCGGCTTGCAGGCCTACAAGCTCGGCGCGGTCGAACCATACGGCATGTTCGGACTGCCGTGGTCCATCGATATCCTGGCGATGGTCGTCATAGGCGGGCTCGGGCGGCGCTACGGCGCGGTGGTCGGCGCGATTTTCGTCATCGCCCTGGCCGAAGTCCTCTCCGACTATCCCGAGATCCACATCGTCGTGACCGGGGTCGTTCTCGTCCTTGTGGTGCGGTTCGCACCGTACGGGATCTGCGGCCTTGCCACCGACGTCTGGCGCTCGACTCGAAACGCGACCGCGCATCGGAAACAGGAGACGAACGCGTGA
- a CDS encoding ATP-binding cassette domain-containing protein — MNVAAQNATLAIETRGLTKRYGGLVAVDKLDLRFSKGAISGVIGPNGAGKSTLIGLLGGALPPSAGEILFFGEEISKIPAPERARRGIGRTYQLPRPFLDMSVRENLLVPLFSKSPFLPRREAAMEADRVLEQTGLADAGHLNARDLPLLRRKRLEVARALMLDPRLLLLDEVGAGLVDHEIDELIALIHALDDGERAILIIEHVIRIVRECCKQLVVLNFGKKLAEGPTQDILNDDNVASVYLGTAHNVDHSGARVSPAASVRRETERERPKLLQLSGVSAGYGQARVLYDVSMTVGQGEVVAVLGSNGAGKTTLANVIAGSLAPTSGKVEFDGEDVTGLTGDKLFVRGLAHCMEGRRIFPELSVEENLKIALRGAARRETPQRLEEIYTLFPVLAERRNNQGTALSGGQLQMLAIGRALISRPRLVIFDEISLGLAPVVMDQLYAALAKLRDGGLTMLVIEQDVERALELADVAHVLKQGRIVLSGDASSLSRSGGLRDIYLGEED, encoded by the coding sequence GTGAACGTCGCCGCGCAGAACGCAACGCTCGCCATCGAGACGCGCGGTTTGACCAAGCGCTACGGCGGTCTCGTCGCGGTGGACAAGCTTGATCTGCGGTTCTCCAAAGGCGCGATCAGCGGCGTGATCGGCCCCAATGGCGCCGGAAAATCGACTCTGATCGGTCTGCTGGGCGGAGCATTGCCCCCGAGCGCCGGCGAGATTCTCTTTTTCGGCGAGGAGATTTCGAAAATTCCCGCGCCGGAACGGGCAAGGCGGGGAATCGGCCGCACCTATCAGCTGCCGCGGCCGTTCCTCGACATGAGCGTCCGGGAAAACCTTCTTGTCCCCCTCTTCTCGAAGTCGCCGTTTCTGCCGCGCCGCGAGGCGGCAATGGAAGCCGATCGCGTGCTCGAACAGACGGGCCTCGCCGATGCCGGGCACCTTAACGCGCGCGACCTGCCGCTTCTGCGCCGCAAGCGCCTGGAGGTGGCCCGAGCGCTCATGCTCGACCCGAGACTGCTGCTCCTCGACGAAGTGGGCGCGGGGCTGGTGGACCACGAGATCGACGAGCTGATCGCCCTGATCCACGCCCTGGACGACGGCGAGCGCGCGATCCTCATCATCGAGCATGTCATCCGCATCGTGCGCGAGTGCTGCAAACAACTTGTCGTGCTGAACTTCGGCAAGAAGCTCGCCGAAGGACCAACGCAGGACATCCTCAACGACGACAACGTCGCTTCGGTCTATCTCGGCACGGCCCACAACGTGGATCATTCCGGCGCGCGCGTGTCGCCGGCCGCTAGCGTGCGGCGCGAGACGGAACGCGAACGGCCGAAACTGCTTCAACTCTCGGGCGTCAGCGCCGGCTACGGCCAGGCGCGGGTGCTGTACGACGTTTCGATGACCGTCGGGCAAGGCGAGGTCGTCGCGGTGCTCGGCAGCAACGGCGCGGGAAAGACCACGCTCGCGAACGTCATCGCCGGTTCGCTGGCGCCCACCTCGGGCAAGGTTGAATTCGATGGGGAAGACGTTACCGGCCTGACCGGCGACAAGCTCTTCGTGCGCGGTCTCGCCCATTGCATGGAAGGCCGGCGGATCTTTCCCGAGCTGTCGGTGGAAGAAAACCTCAAGATCGCATTGCGCGGTGCCGCCCGTCGCGAAACGCCGCAACGTCTGGAGGAGATCTACACGCTCTTCCCGGTGCTGGCCGAACGGCGCAACAACCAGGGCACGGCCCTGTCGGGCGGACAGTTGCAGATGCTCGCCATCGGCCGTGCGCTGATCTCCAGGCCGCGGCTGGTGATTTTCGACGAAATCAGCCTGGGCCTGGCCCCCGTGGTGATGGACCAGCTCTACGCCGCTCTCGCGAAGCTGCGCGACGGGGGCTTGACGATGCTGGTGATCGAACAGGACGTCGAGCGCGCCCTTGAACTGGCGGACGTGGCACATGTGCTGAAGCAGGGGCGTATCGTGCTCTCCGGCGACGCTTCGTCGCTAAGCCGGAGCGGAGGCCTCAGAGACATCTATCTTGGCGAGGAAGACTGA